A single region of the Cucumis melo cultivar AY chromosome 3, USDA_Cmelo_AY_1.0, whole genome shotgun sequence genome encodes:
- the LOC103488201 gene encoding indole-3-pyruvate monooxygenase YUCCA6, giving the protein MSTYLRELEGKLSNDPFFTEKMNGGGGVDGSVGMRRVWIPGPVIVGAGPSGLAAAACLKQRGVPSVILERSNCIGSLWQLKTYDRLRLHLPKQFCELPFMGFPVEFPTYPSKQQFVKYLEDYAEKFDIRPRFNETVIEAEYDRTLGFWRVKSKRGRFEETEYVSRWLIVATGENAEAVVPELDGMDVFGGSIKHTSLYRSGEEFRGKKVLVVGCGNSGMEVCLDLCEHSATPYLVVRDTVHVLPREMLGRSTFGLSMWLLKWFPIRLVDAFLLMVSRFILGDTARFGLDRPIMGPLRLKNSSGKTPVLDVGTLAKIRSGHIKVRPSIKRLKRQAVEFVDGKTERFDSIILATGYRSNVPSWLKEGEMFGKEDGMPRMPFPKGWKGESGLYAVGFTKRGLLGTSMDAKRIAEDIERCWKADAKLCTPTMQSPPST; this is encoded by the exons ATGAGTACTTATCTACGGGAGTTGGAAGGAAAGTTATCAAATGACCCATTTTTTACAGAGAAGATGAACGGCGGCGGAGGAGTTGACGGCAGCGTTGGGATGAGGCGTGTTTGGATTCCGGGACCTGTTATAGTTGGTGCAGGGCCCTCGGGATTAGCTGCGGCGGCGTGTTTGAAACAAAGAGGAGTACCAAGTGTTATACTTGAGAGATCCAACTGTATTGGGTCGTTGTGGCAGTTAAAGACTTATGATCGTCTACGGTTACATCTACCGAAGCAATTTTGTGAGCTGCCGTTTATGGGTTTTCCGGTGGAATTTCCGACGTATCCTTCTAAGCAACAATTCGTGAAGTATTTGGAGGATTACGCTGAGAAATTTGATATACGGCCGAGATTCAACGAGACGGTTATAGAAGCAGAGTATGATCGTACCCTCGGGTTTTGGCGCGTGAAAAGCAAACGCGGTCGTTTTGAGGAAACAGAGTATGTCTCACGGTGGTTGATCGTAGCTACCGGAGAAAATGCGGAGGCGGTGGTGCCGGAGCTTGACGGAATGGATGTTTTTGGTGGTTCGATAAAACATACAAGTTTATATAGAAGCGGTGAAGAATTTCGTGGCAAGAAAGTTTTGGTTGTTGGCTGTGGAAATTCAGGCATGGAAGTCTGTTTGGATCTTTGTGAGCATAGTGCTACTCCTTATCTCGTCGTCAGAGATACA GTTCACGTACTACCACGAGAGATGCTGGGAAGATCGACTTTCGGATTGTCCATGTGGTTGCTAAAGTGGTTTCCCATACGTCTTGTCGATGCGTTCTTGCTAATGGTGTCGAGGTTCATACTTGGGGATACTGCAAGATTCGGATTGGACCGGCCCATTATGGGCCCACTTCGTCTCAAAAACTCGTCCGGAAAGACCCCTGTCTTGGATGTTGGTACTCTTGCCAAAATCAGAAGTGGACATATTAAG GTACGCCCTAGCATCAAACGGCTGAAACGTCAAGCAGTGGAGTTTGTTGATGGAAAAACTGAAAGATTTGATTCCATAATATTGGCAACTGGTTATAGAAGCAATGTGCCCTCTTGGCTAAAG gAGGGCGAAATGTTTGGGAAAGAAGATGGGATGCCAAGGATGCCATTTCCAAAAGGATGGAAAGGAGAAAGTGGGCTATATGCAGTGGGATTCACAAAGCGTGGATTACTCGGCACATCAATGGATGCTAAAAGAATCGCCGAGGACATCGAACGGTGTTGGAAAGCCGATGCCAAGCTCTGTACTCCCACCATGCAATCTCCACCGTCCACGTAG